One region of Dryobates pubescens isolate bDryPub1 chromosome 20, bDryPub1.pri, whole genome shotgun sequence genomic DNA includes:
- the SLC26A11 gene encoding sodium-independent sulfate anion transporter, which translates to MAAQGAWHPGQNCGCPGVRAKLPILRWLPHYSLSWLQLDLMAGLTVGLTVVPQALAYAEVAGLPLQYGLYSSFMGCFVYCFLGTAKDVTLGPTAIMSLLVSSYAFHEPVYAILLTLLSGCIQLAMGLLHLGFLLDFISCPVIKGFTSAASITISFNQVKNILGLQGIPRQFFLQVYETLRRIGETRAGDAVLGLACLAALAGLQAMKSHLPRAASAEPLAARLSYLIVWTSATARNALVVLFAGLVAYSFQVMGSQPLTLTGSIPQGLPPFQLPHFSMAAPNGTIPFWSMVEDMGIGLAVVPLMGLLETVAIAKAFASQNDYRIDPNQELLAMGFANILGSFVSSYPITGSFGRTAVNAQSGVCTPAGGLITGTLVLLSLAYLTSLFYYIPKAALAAVIISAVVPMFDTAIFRRLWRVKRLDLVPLCVTFLLCFWEVQYGIVAGVLISGILLLYSIARPPIKVSEGDVLLVQPGSSLHFPAIECLRDTVCSHALAAPSPPCSIILDCCHISSIDYTVVVGLAELLQELRKHGLPLAFCSLQEPVLQVLLSADLEGFQHFRSREEAERCRGAQVRGSRAAPFASTSETSLLLPEGLIQ; encoded by the exons atggcagctcaGGGTGCGTGGCACCCGGGGCAGAACTGCGGGTGCCCGGGTGTACGGGCGAAGCTGCCCATCCTGCGCTGGCTCCCGCACTATtccctgtcctggctgcagctggacctGATGGCCGGCCTGACCGTGGGGCTCACCGTCGTGCCGCAGGCACTGGCCTACGCCGAGGTCGCCGGGCTGCCTCTGCAG TATGGCCTCTATTCTTCCTTCATGGGCTGCTTTGTCTACTGCTTCCTGGGCACCGCCAAGGACGTGACGCTGGGTCCCACGGCCATCATGTCGCTGCTTGTGTCTTCTTATGCCTTCCATGAGCCTGTCTATGCCATCCTGCTCACCTTACTCTCCGGCTGTATCCAGCTGGCCATGGGGCTCCTGCACCTCG GTTTCCTTCTGGACTTTATCTCCTGCCCTGTCATTAAAGGGTTTACATCAGCTGCTTCCATCACCATTAGCTTCAACCAAGTCAAG AAtatcctggggctgcaggggatccCTCGGCAGTTCTTCCTGCAGGTGTATGAGACACTGCGGAGGATTGGGGAGACCAG ggctggggatgctgTCTTGGGGCTggcctgcctggctgcactggCAGGGCTCCAGGCAATGAAGAGTCACCTGCCCCGAGCTGCCAGTGCGGAGCCgctggctgccaggctcagctaCCTGATCGTCTGGACCTCTGCTACAG CACGCAATGCCCTTGTGGTCCTTTTTGCTGGCCTGGTTGCTTACTCCTTCCAGGTGATGGgctcccagccactcacacTCACCGGCAGCATCCCCCAGGGCCTCCCTCCCTTCCAGCTGCCACATTTCTCCATGGCTGCACCCAATGGCACCATCCCCTTCTGGAGCATGGTGGAG GACATGGGGATCGGGCTGGCTGTGGTCCCACTCATGGGCCTGCTGGAGACCGTTGCGATTGCCAAGGCTTTTG CCTCGCAGAACGATTACAGGATTGACCCcaaccaggagctgctggctatGG GCTTTGccaacatcctgggatccttcGTCTCGTCGTATCCCATCACAGGCAGCTTTGGCCG GACAGCTGTGAATGCACAATCAGGGGTCTGCACCCCTGCGGGAGGGCTCATCACAG GCACCCTGGTCCTGCTCTCGCTGGCATACCTCACCTCACTCTTCTACTACATCCCCaaagcagcactggctgctgtcATCATCTCGGCTGTGGTCCCCATGTTTGACACTGCGATCTTCAGGAGGCTCTGGCGGGTTAAGA GGCTGGACCTTGTTCCCCTCTGTGTGACgttcctgctctgcttctgggAAGTCCAGTATGGCATTGTGGCTGGGGTGCTGATCTCAGGGATTCTCCTGCTCTACTCCATTGCTAGGCCTCCAATAAAG GTGTCAGAGGGGGACGTGCTCCTTGTTCAGCCGGGGAGCAGCCTGCACTTCCCAGCCATCGAGTGCCTCCGGGACACTGTGTGCAGCCACGCTCTGGCAG CACCATCTCCACCATGCTCCATCATCCTGGACTGCTGCCACATCAGCAGCATTGATTACACAGtggtggtggggctggcagagctgctgcaggagctgcgcAAGCATGGGTTGCCCCTGgccttctgcagcctgcag GAGCCTGTTCTCCAagtcctgctctctgcagacttAGAAGGATTCCAGCATTTccgcagcagggaggaggcag AGCGGTGCAGAGGAGCACAAgtgcggggcagcagggcagcccctttCGCCAGCACCAGTGAGACCTCgttgctgct
- the SGSH gene encoding N-sulphoglucosamine sulphohydrolase, whose product MRHLALLLLLAPLGTGGTPAPARNVLLLLADDGGFESGTYNNSAIRTPNLDALARRSVIFQNAFTSVSSCSPSRASILTGLPQHQNGMYGLHQDVHHFNSFDSVRSLPQLLSQAHIRTGIIGKKHVGPEAVYPFDFAYTEENSSVLQVGRNITRIKALVRQFLQSQDERPFFLYVAFHDPHRCGHSQPQYGPFCEKFGNGESGMGWIPDWKPQIYRPEHVQVPHFVPDTPAARADLAAQYTTIGRMDQGIGLVLEELQHAGFHNSTLVIYTSDNGIPFPSGRTNLYRSGTAEPLLISSPEHTQRWGQVSQAFATLLDLTPTILDWFSIPYPSYSIFGKKQVQLTGKSLLPALESEQPWDTAFSSQSHHEVTMYYPMRAIQHQQFRLIHNLNYKMPFPIDQDFYISPTFQDLLNRTRAGQPTHWNKSLRQYYYRERWELFDCSHDPTESQNLASDPNYAAVFQMLRTQLLKWQWDTGDPWVCAPDAVLEEKLSPQCRPLHNEL is encoded by the exons ATGCGGCATTTGgcgctgctgttgctgttggcCCCGCTCGGGACCGGCGGAACACCGGCTCCGGCCCGCAatgtgctgctcctcctgg CAGATGACGGTGGCTTTGAGAGTGGCACCTACAATAACTCGGCAATCCGGACACCCAACCTGGACGCCCTGGCCCGGCGCAGTGTGATCTTCCAGAACGCCTTCACCTctgtcagcagctgctctccgAGCCGGGCCAGCATACTGACTGGCTTACCCCAG CACCAGAACGGGATGTATGGGCTGCACCAGGATGTACACCACTTCAACTCCTTCGACAGCGTGaggagcctgccccagctgctcagccaaGCACACATCCGGACAG GGATAATTGGGAAGAAGCATGTGGGACCCGAGGCTGTCTACCCCTTCGACTTTGCCTACACAGAGGAGAACAGTTCGGTCTTGCAGGTGGGGAGAAACATCACTCGAATCAAAGCGCTTGTAAGGCAGttcctgcagagccaggatgAGAG GCCTTTCTTCCTCTATGTGGCCTTCCATGACCCGCACCGCTGCGGGCACTCCCAGCCCCAATATGGGCCATTCTGTGAGAAATTCGGCAACGGAGAGAGCGGCATGGGCTGGATCCCTGACTGGAAGCCACAGATCTACCGCCCAGAGCATGTGCAG GTCCCCCACTTTGTTCCAGACACACCAGCTGCCCGGGCGGACCTGGCAGCCCAGTACACAACCATTGGGCGCATGGACCAAG GGATTGGGCTGgtcctggaggagctgcagcatgcTGGCTTCCACAACAGCACACTGGTGATCTACACCTCTGACAATGGCATCCCCTTCCCCAGCGGCAGGACCAACCTCTACCGgtcaggcactgctgagcccctgctaATCTCCTCCCCAGAGCACACCCAGCGCTGGGGACAGGTCAGCCAGGCCTTTGCCACACTCCTGG ATCTCACACCGACCATTTTGGACTGGTTCTCCATCCCCTACCCTTCTTACAGCATCTTTGGCAAGAAGCAGGTGCAGCTCACTGGAAAGTCTCTCCTGCCAGCGCTGGagtcagagcagccctgggacactgccttcagcagccagaGCCACCACGAGGTGACCATGTACTACCCCATGCGAGCGATCCAGCACCAGCAGTTCCGCCTCATTCACAACCTCAACTACAAGATGCCCTTTCCCATCGACCAGGACTTCTACATCTCACCCACGTTCCAAGACCTGCTCAACCGCACCAGGGCCGGGCAGCCGACCCACTGGAACAAGTCCCTGCGCCAGTACTACTACAGGGAGCGCTGGGAGCTCTTTGACTGCAGCCACGACCCCACTGAGAGCCAGAACCTGGCCTCCGACCCCAACTACGCTGCTGTCTTCCAGATGCTTCGCACACAGCTCTTGAAGTGGCAGTGGGACACGGGGGACCCCTGGGTGTGTGCCCCTGATGCTGTCCTGGAGGAGAAACTGAGCCCCCAGTGCCGGCCACTGCACAATGAGCTGTGA